The following proteins are co-located in the uncultured Tolumonas sp. genome:
- a CDS encoding N-acetyltransferase gives MTLTIAIRNENDADTAAITGVTISAFKTLEISNHTEQLVVSALRAAKALTISLVAELEGKIIGHIAFSPISISDGTQNWYGLGPVSVLPEYQRQGIGKKLVTEGLSRLQASGAKGCCLVGHPDYYRKFGFQNTEKLTLVGVPPEFFFAFSFDGNIPSGTVAFHEGFTADK, from the coding sequence ATGACCCTGACAATTGCTATAAGAAATGAAAATGATGCCGATACGGCTGCAATCACAGGGGTGACGATTTCAGCATTTAAAACGCTGGAAATCAGTAATCACACTGAACAACTTGTCGTTTCAGCGCTCCGTGCGGCTAAAGCACTAACGATATCTCTTGTTGCAGAATTAGAGGGAAAAATTATTGGGCATATAGCCTTTTCACCTATATCTATTTCAGATGGCACACAAAACTGGTACGGATTGGGACCGGTATCCGTGTTGCCTGAATATCAGCGTCAAGGTATTGGAAAAAAACTCGTAACTGAAGGCTTATCCCGGTTGCAAGCCTCCGGAGCAAAAGGCTGTTGTCTTGTTGGCCATCCTGATTATTACCGAAAATTCGGCTTCCAAAATACAGAAAAACTTACCCTGGTTGGGGTACCGCCAGAGTTTTTTTTCGCCTTTTCTTTTGATGGAAATATTCCTTCAGGCACAGTCGCGTTCCATGAAGGATTCACAGCAGACAAATAG
- a CDS encoding aldehyde-activating protein, whose product MSAYNLKGGCHCGNITADIELISPPSALNPRACDCDFCRGHGAAYISDPQGKLTISVNEPSLLGRYHQGSGTADFLFCRQCGVLVGVSFQQAQHIYATINANIIKEAGFGDTRSASPKKLSTAEKMERWQAVWFSRISINA is encoded by the coding sequence ATGTCTGCTTACAATCTGAAAGGCGGTTGTCATTGCGGCAATATCACTGCTGATATTGAACTGATTTCGCCACCTTCAGCATTAAATCCTCGGGCATGTGATTGTGATTTTTGCCGTGGACATGGGGCTGCCTACATTTCTGATCCTCAAGGTAAACTCACTATTTCTGTGAATGAACCTTCTTTATTAGGCCGTTATCATCAAGGCAGTGGTACTGCTGATTTTCTCTTTTGTCGTCAATGTGGCGTGTTAGTTGGTGTGTCTTTTCAACAAGCCCAACATATTTACGCCACCATCAATGCGAATATCATCAAAGAAGCTGGTTTTGGTGATACCCGCTCTGCGTCCCCTAAGAAACTATCCACCGCTGAAAAAATGGAGCGTTGGCAAGCGGTTTGGTTTTCTCGCATCAGCATTAACGCATAG
- a CDS encoding caspase family protein: MERKALVIGNNDYTNIKPLKNPINDARTISKILTLKGFDVTLLENLKLEAFLRKLNEFGESVQESEGLVLFYYAGHSVQLMDSNYLLPVDIMKDLTIHKNIESGAVYLGDVTNALNKSNGEKIIILDACRNHDFTQEIIATNDIFNKGLCEIESSHGMAIIYSTQPGNTASDGTKNSNNGCFTEEFSKNISRYGLTFSDVIVKTREAVLTKTNYKQIPWSSNSISRDFYLDNIGFPGDLIAEIELPSNGIDTVSSSYSNVFISTQKRQLFIFNYISNITPIKDGRGNVIRYQGGYPHMLQLRLGNEDYINEALFLNDDFMLGVSEKGYVYLYDIQGMLTEDCYIDFASGIPRTDYTPQILFDDSAGESLYCISSDEKHVFVSGRSGVLYKLEIFNVNGKIKVNSFESIVASKNHITSIACNKLSGVICVSDEHYIYFIDDNFSIINKTFVRTSNILHSDSLGFVVASNDYNIYFFDDIGQEVKHKVSLELKQHPLRDVCMSDLYVTSLDIVDGRYLVLGTNKPSILMYDTSLNSTVNEKFLDIHMTSPFYSSVYDLCVYQEEFLFSRSKLNHFGIWRLDKI, translated from the coding sequence TTGGAACGTAAAGCTTTAGTTATTGGTAATAATGATTATACGAACATTAAGCCATTGAAGAATCCTATTAATGATGCGAGGACAATATCTAAGATTCTTACTTTAAAAGGCTTCGATGTGACTCTTTTGGAAAATTTGAAACTTGAGGCCTTTTTGAGAAAGCTTAACGAGTTTGGTGAGTCTGTTCAAGAGAGCGAAGGGTTAGTGCTATTTTACTATGCAGGACATTCCGTTCAATTAATGGATAGTAATTATTTATTGCCAGTAGACATCATGAAGGATTTAACTATTCATAAAAATATTGAAAGCGGAGCAGTTTATTTAGGAGACGTTACGAATGCTCTTAATAAGTCTAATGGTGAGAAAATTATAATTCTGGATGCATGCAGGAATCATGATTTTACACAAGAAATTATCGCCACTAATGACATATTTAATAAAGGACTATGTGAAATAGAGTCATCACACGGCATGGCTATTATATACTCTACTCAGCCGGGGAACACTGCGAGTGACGGTACTAAAAATAGTAACAATGGTTGTTTTACCGAAGAGTTTTCCAAAAACATCAGCCGGTATGGTCTAACATTTAGCGATGTTATTGTGAAAACTAGGGAAGCCGTTCTTACGAAAACAAATTATAAACAGATACCATGGAGTTCAAATTCTATATCGAGAGATTTCTATTTGGATAATATTGGTTTTCCTGGAGATTTGATTGCAGAAATAGAACTTCCTTCTAATGGTATAGATACAGTATCAAGCAGTTACTCAAATGTTTTTATTTCAACCCAAAAACGGCAATTGTTTATATTTAATTATATTTCCAATATAACACCCATTAAAGATGGTCGCGGTAATGTTATTCGTTATCAAGGTGGTTATCCTCATATGCTACAACTACGTTTAGGAAACGAAGATTACATAAATGAGGCTCTATTCTTAAATGATGATTTCATGCTGGGTGTATCCGAGAAAGGGTATGTATACCTGTATGACATACAGGGTATGTTAACTGAAGACTGCTATATAGACTTTGCATCTGGGATTCCAAGGACTGATTACACTCCACAGATTTTATTCGACGATTCGGCAGGTGAGTCGCTATATTGTATTAGTAGCGATGAAAAGCATGTATTCGTATCTGGTAGAAGTGGTGTTTTATACAAGTTAGAAATTTTTAATGTTAATGGCAAAATAAAAGTAAATAGTTTTGAAAGCATTGTGGCTTCAAAAAACCATATAACATCAATAGCCTGTAATAAATTATCTGGTGTTATTTGCGTTTCTGACGAGCACTATATTTATTTCATTGATGATAATTTTTCTATTATTAATAAAACTTTCGTTAGAACTAGCAATATTCTTCATTCTGATTCATTGGGCTTTGTTGTTGCTTCAAATGATTACAATATTTACTTTTTCGATGATATTGGTCAAGAAGTTAAGCATAAAGTTTCTCTCGAGCTTAAACAACATCCTTTGCGTGATGTTTGCATGTCGGATTTATATGTTACTTCTTTAGATATAGTCGATGGAAGATATTTGGTGTTAGGAACGAATAAGCCCTCTATATTAATGTATGACACATCACTAAACTCTACAGTAAATGAAAAGTTTTTAGATATTCATATGACTTCTCCATTTTATTCATCTGTATATGATTTATGTGTTTACCAAGAAGAGTTTTTATTCAGCCGCAGCAAGCTAAATCATTTTGGCATCTGGAGGCTAGACAAAATATAA
- a CDS encoding phage portal protein, producing MSETPTEQTATPSKYEALSFGDPMPVLSQREVFDYMEAMHNGKYYEPPLSLTGLSRIYKAAVHHASSIQVKRNILRSCFIPHRLLSTHEFTAWAMDFLIFGNGYLQRFNNRLKQPMTIKNLPAKYTRRGVELDRYWWNPNWTTEEKLPAGDVFHLKECDVNQEIYGIPDYVASMNSSLLNESATLFRRRYYENGSHAGFILYLTDAMQDERDITSLKTALKNSKGPGNFRNLFLYAPGGNKDGLKLIPVAEVAAKDEFLSIKNVSRDDQLAAHRVPPQLMGIIPNNTGGFGDASQAAQVFDATELESLRVMMSSVNEWIGEEVIRFKPYALAVAPV from the coding sequence ATGAGTGAAACACCTACCGAACAGACAGCTACACCGTCAAAATATGAAGCGTTGTCATTCGGTGATCCGATGCCTGTGCTTTCTCAGCGTGAAGTGTTCGATTACATGGAAGCAATGCACAACGGCAAATATTATGAGCCGCCATTAAGCCTGACAGGCTTGTCCAGGATCTACAAAGCCGCGGTGCATCATGCGTCATCCATTCAGGTAAAACGCAACATTCTCCGTTCTTGCTTCATCCCTCATCGGTTACTCAGTACTCATGAATTTACCGCATGGGCCATGGATTTCCTGATTTTTGGTAATGGATATCTGCAGCGATTTAATAACCGCCTCAAACAACCAATGACCATTAAAAACCTGCCAGCAAAATATACCCGTCGTGGCGTTGAGCTTGATCGCTATTGGTGGAATCCGAACTGGACTACTGAGGAAAAATTACCAGCCGGTGATGTATTCCATCTAAAAGAATGCGATGTGAATCAGGAGATTTATGGCATCCCTGATTATGTGGCCAGTATGAACAGCAGCCTGTTGAATGAATCAGCCACGTTATTTCGCCGCCGCTATTATGAGAATGGCAGTCATGCCGGTTTCATTCTCTATTTGACTGATGCCATGCAAGACGAACGTGATATTACCTCTCTGAAAACAGCATTGAAAAACAGTAAAGGCCCGGGCAATTTTCGTAACCTCTTTCTCTATGCACCAGGCGGAAATAAAGATGGTTTGAAACTTATCCCAGTTGCCGAAGTAGCAGCGAAGGATGAATTCCTGTCTATCAAAAACGTTAGCCGTGACGACCAACTGGCAGCGCACCGAGTGCCACCTCAACTGATGGGGATCATCCCGAATAATACGGGCGGCTTTGGTGATGCCAGCCAAGCTGCTCAAGTGTTTGACGCAACAGAACTGGAAAGTCTGCGCGTCATGATGTCATCGGTTAACGAATGGATAGGTGAAGAGGTGATCCGATTCAAGCCCTATGCACTGGCTGTTGCGCCCGTTTAA